From a single Candidatus Schekmanbacteria bacterium genomic region:
- a CDS encoding sulfatase-like hydrolase/transferase, giving the protein MISQKDDRFTFSRPLNILLAIIIFSMIMAFYDWNCNLSVLKYSKPLLTSLTALYILIGFASGAIVSIIASIIIPFFNIKPIISLKRFYVYYFFSKLLLLSLVAIVVAESIFVFSGPIPGERFFFPQKNVTKTKKNLIIISVDSLRPSNLECYGYTRVTAPFIDAVAKNGILFKNCVSQSSNALSSYASIFTSKYPFEHKVNNSPNGIRSPECPDIRANSLPDEEKTLADTLSEKGYLTAAFISNNCLNTNSKLNKGFDFYNDNFPPFITPYINKLSFLNCFTSIGFIRTENAIRIINKILIPLVNKLYSESFGLPPSIEIPGGKKAAEINAVVFNWLHSYGEYNFFLFINYVDPSYPYDAPEPYTRKFVSSNKSNITGYTDKKETKDLSKEDIQSLVNLYDGEISYVSSQIEELFEKLELLGIKNNTIVVITSPYGEAFGEHGFLGHERTVYEEVIRTPLIIWNPDTIKKPAIINQCVESIDVMPTVLELLDVKSDKLFSGESLLSLIYNTDPNSAKEFTLSQVTKNDLLTKYDYRYYISSIALRVDRWKYILNSPGSDELYDLRKDQSESFNLSLKEIKMTEFLKSQTKLFTEGHKNNILPIEDKEPLIFPSL; this is encoded by the coding sequence ATGATTAGTCAAAAAGACGACAGATTCACATTTTCCAGACCATTAAATATTTTATTGGCCATAATTATTTTTTCAATGATAATGGCTTTTTATGATTGGAATTGCAATTTATCAGTATTAAAATACTCCAAACCGCTTTTAACCAGTCTTACAGCTTTATACATACTTATTGGGTTTGCAAGTGGTGCAATTGTCTCAATTATTGCAAGCATAATTATCCCATTTTTCAACATAAAACCAATTATTTCTTTAAAAAGATTTTATGTTTATTATTTTTTTTCAAAACTTCTCCTTCTTTCTCTGGTTGCAATAGTTGTAGCTGAATCAATTTTTGTTTTTTCTGGACCAATACCTGGTGAACGATTCTTCTTTCCACAAAAAAATGTTACGAAAACAAAGAAAAATTTGATTATCATATCAGTGGACTCATTAAGACCATCTAATCTGGAATGTTATGGATATACGAGAGTAACAGCTCCTTTCATTGATGCAGTTGCAAAAAACGGGATTTTGTTTAAGAACTGCGTCTCTCAGTCTTCAAATGCGTTATCATCTTATGCATCAATATTCACTTCAAAATATCCATTCGAACATAAGGTCAATAACTCGCCAAACGGTATAAGATCACCTGAATGCCCTGATATTAGGGCTAATTCTCTTCCTGATGAAGAAAAAACATTAGCAGATACTCTTTCTGAAAAAGGATATTTGACAGCAGCCTTCATTAGTAACAATTGTCTAAATACTAATTCCAAGTTAAATAAAGGTTTTGATTTTTACAATGATAATTTTCCCCCTTTCATAACCCCCTATATCAACAAACTTAGCTTTCTTAATTGTTTCACTTCCATTGGCTTTATAAGGACGGAAAACGCTATCAGAATAATTAATAAAATACTCATCCCTCTCGTAAACAAACTTTATAGTGAATCTTTTGGGCTGCCTCCAAGTATTGAAATTCCTGGAGGAAAAAAAGCAGCAGAAATAAATGCTGTTGTTTTCAATTGGCTACATAGTTATGGTGAATACAATTTCTTTCTGTTTATAAATTATGTAGACCCTAGTTATCCATATGATGCACCTGAACCCTATACTCGTAAATTTGTCAGCAGCAACAAAAGTAATATTACAGGATATACTGATAAAAAAGAAACCAAGGACCTAAGCAAAGAAGATATTCAGAGTTTGGTAAATCTTTATGATGGTGAGATCAGTTATGTCAGCAGCCAGATAGAAGAATTATTTGAAAAGCTTGAACTGCTAGGAATAAAAAACAACACTATAGTAGTAATTACTTCACCTTACGGTGAGGCGTTTGGAGAGCATGGATTCCTGGGACATGAAAGAACAGTGTATGAAGAAGTTATTCGTACACCTCTTATAATTTGGAACCCTGATACGATAAAAAAACCAGCAATCATAAATCAATGTGTGGAAAGCATTGATGTAATGCCAACTGTTCTAGAACTACTTGATGTTAAAAGCGACAAACTTTTTAGCGGTGAATCTCTATTATCTTTAATCTATAATACAGATCCAAACAGCGCTAAGGAATTTACTTTAAGTCAGGTTACCAAAAATGATCTGTTAACAAAATACGATTATCGTTACTATATAAGTTCGATCGCATTACGAGTTGATAGATGGAAATATATCCTTAATTCACCGGGAAGTGATGAATTGTATGATCTCAGGAAAGATCAAAGTGAAAGCTTCAATCTCTCATTAAAGGAAATAAAGATGACTGAATTTTTAAAGTCACAAACCAAATTATTTACAGAAGGCCACAAAAATAATATTTTACCAATAGAAGATAAAGAACCATTAATTTTCCCCAGTTTATAG
- a CDS encoding glycosyltransferase family 39 protein gives MKCNIKNLNTWDWLKNASERHNRISNTARNIQNRFYLIISTIVGATVGIILTYLLIKTVPIESAGLIEAKKVGIISSAVNASYPKDLESFYYFSGLLITASIALVSAYICALLLSKKKNASDIITLNIPMRNDNLSPMGSSIIQKDYFYYLLIPVVIFFLSFDINFFFKAWFAPWGFFGEEGMHYAWANELAKGKVLYKDTLSFYGPLMSYSLLLIIKLFGPSILIFRIFCYCLYFLGFIIVYYLFRNIFQSKWYSILALTIFIIMYFPVLPAIHDTTFRAASGLASLLFIYKYIDSGKKINILFAGVMAGISLLFSNDAGIIAVISCMFVLMLSKNFIRIPRFIFGLMIPLIPSLSFFYVTGALSFYIRYMIDIPKYYSIGLFSRPFPNFENSVSVFLNSPSYKTGEELLKTLTVYWPIIFFLILLITLSEKFIFHMWEKKDIKIFGLLFFGILYFKVAFGMSGLDRNLFCLPPGMILAALSMKESTMLAKNIINSKKVRNRIPLFFIYSLFLLFLLSGIVGYIIWPGVAPRFFFTSLSEKFSLNYLSKESNIMEPINIERANKIEAPDEWAEHIRNVVNYIRDNTSETDYIYAFPREPVYYFLCDRSNPTRFINEFNAVTSDMRKELLSELEANKPAFIIYSYHYALEAPIPIEKRVPDVIEFINKNYNIEKDFGKAKILKLKGRS, from the coding sequence GTGAAATGTAACATTAAAAACCTAAATACTTGGGATTGGCTTAAAAACGCTTCAGAGAGACACAACAGAATTAGTAATACTGCAAGAAATATACAGAATAGATTCTACCTAATAATCTCAACAATTGTCGGAGCTACCGTAGGGATTATATTAACATATTTACTAATTAAAACTGTCCCTATCGAAAGTGCTGGATTGATAGAAGCCAAAAAGGTGGGAATAATAAGCAGTGCCGTCAACGCATCGTATCCAAAGGACTTGGAATCATTCTATTATTTTTCAGGGCTATTGATAACAGCCTCAATAGCATTAGTATCTGCTTATATTTGTGCTCTATTACTTTCTAAAAAGAAAAATGCATCAGATATAATCACGTTAAATATACCAATGAGAAACGATAACTTATCCCCAATGGGTTCCAGTATTATACAAAAAGATTATTTTTATTATCTTCTTATACCAGTTGTAATATTTTTTCTAAGTTTCGACATAAATTTCTTTTTTAAAGCATGGTTCGCACCATGGGGCTTCTTCGGTGAGGAGGGTATGCATTATGCGTGGGCAAATGAGCTTGCAAAGGGAAAGGTTCTTTACAAAGACACGTTAAGTTTTTATGGACCGCTAATGTCATACAGCCTTTTGTTAATCATAAAATTGTTTGGTCCTTCAATACTTATTTTCAGAATATTCTGCTATTGCCTCTATTTTTTGGGTTTTATAATTGTATATTACCTTTTTAGAAATATTTTCCAAAGCAAATGGTATTCTATTTTAGCTTTGACTATTTTTATAATAATGTACTTCCCTGTATTGCCAGCCATTCACGATACAACTTTCAGAGCAGCATCAGGGCTAGCCTCGCTTCTTTTCATTTACAAATATATCGATTCTGGGAAAAAGATAAACATTCTTTTTGCAGGAGTCATGGCGGGGATTTCTCTCCTTTTTAGCAATGACGCAGGAATAATTGCTGTTATATCTTGCATGTTTGTTTTGATGCTAAGTAAAAACTTTATCAGAATCCCACGATTCATTTTTGGTCTTATGATTCCACTAATACCTTCCCTAAGTTTTTTTTATGTCACTGGTGCATTGTCCTTTTACATCAGATATATGATAGATATCCCCAAATATTACAGCATTGGACTATTCTCAAGGCCATTCCCTAATTTCGAGAACTCTGTATCAGTTTTCTTAAATTCTCCAAGTTACAAAACAGGTGAAGAACTATTAAAAACCTTAACAGTATACTGGCCAATTATTTTCTTTTTAATTCTATTAATCACTTTATCAGAAAAATTTATTTTTCATATGTGGGAAAAAAAAGACATAAAAATTTTTGGTCTTTTGTTTTTTGGCATTTTATACTTTAAAGTAGCTTTTGGGATGTCAGGTCTCGACAGGAATCTTTTTTGTCTTCCTCCGGGAATGATTCTTGCGGCTCTTTCTATGAAAGAATCAACAATGCTTGCTAAAAATATCATAAATTCAAAAAAAGTCAGGAATAGAATTCCACTTTTTTTTATATATTCCCTATTTTTACTTTTTTTGCTCTCTGGAATTGTTGGCTATATAATATGGCCAGGAGTTGCACCCAGGTTTTTCTTTACATCTCTATCAGAAAAGTTTTCACTAAATTATTTAAGTAAAGAGTCAAATATTATGGAACCTATCAATATTGAAAGAGCTAATAAGATAGAAGCACCTGATGAATGGGCAGAGCATATAAGAAACGTAGTAAATTATATTCGAGACAATACTTCAGAAACTGATTATATATATGCTTTTCCAAGGGAACCTGTTTATTATTTCCTCTGCGACAGGTCTAATCCTACTAGATTCATAAATGAATTTAACGCAGTAACTTCTGATATGAGAAAAGAACTACTTTCTGAACTTGAGGCAAACAAACCGGCGTTTATTATTTACAGCTATCATTATGCTTTGGAAGCACCAATACCTATTGAAAAAAGAGTCCCAGATGTGATTGAATTTATTAACAAAAATTACAATATAGAAAAAGATTTTGGAAAAGCAAAAATATTAAAATTGAAGGGAAGATCATAA
- a CDS encoding radical SAM protein — MKIVLARPSYHTHLITPPLGLGYISAYLKKHGFNETKLLDGLNYALSNEKIADICQEYGCELVGISVLTDYYPEVCDLIGRCKKKDIITVIGGPHVTAVPKKSLEESGADFAVVGEGEESMLDLANHLSSGTKAPRDIKGVYKLNNGNIKDREFIKDIDSLPLPDWEQMNPKSYEKAPHGGLIKNFPVAPIISSRGCPFACSFCASPFIWKQKIRFRSPKNVVDEIELLVKEFGVKEIHFEDDNLTLKKSHVEQICQEIIARNLKISWATPNGIRVETVTPELLSLMKESGCYYLAFGIESGNQRILDNIHKKTNLEIIEYAIRESKKAGIITQGFFIFGLPGETEETINETIRFAKKIPLDRAQFLLLDLLPGSELFHKLGASTNLSPSSYRSYQDVTWIPEGLSSKTLQNASSKAFRSFFFRPRQMLTLLKFFKLSQLKFILQRISDFNIFKIKH; from the coding sequence ATGAAAATAGTTTTAGCGAGACCATCTTATCACACTCATTTAATTACTCCGCCATTGGGATTGGGGTACATTTCAGCATATCTGAAAAAACATGGATTTAATGAAACAAAATTGTTAGATGGACTAAACTATGCCCTTTCAAATGAGAAAATTGCAGATATATGCCAGGAATACGGTTGTGAATTAGTTGGAATCAGTGTGCTAACCGACTATTATCCTGAAGTATGTGATTTAATAGGGCGCTGTAAAAAAAAAGATATAATTACCGTTATTGGTGGTCCACACGTTACAGCAGTACCAAAGAAATCTCTGGAAGAAAGCGGAGCTGATTTTGCAGTAGTCGGCGAGGGAGAAGAATCTATGCTCGACCTTGCAAATCATCTATCATCAGGAACTAAAGCTCCTAGAGATATTAAAGGTGTTTACAAACTTAATAACGGGAATATAAAAGATCGAGAATTTATAAAAGATATTGATTCCCTCCCATTGCCTGATTGGGAACAGATGAACCCCAAGTCTTATGAGAAGGCTCCGCATGGAGGACTAATAAAAAACTTTCCAGTTGCACCAATCATTTCATCACGTGGTTGCCCTTTTGCATGTTCATTCTGTGCGAGCCCTTTTATATGGAAGCAAAAGATAAGATTCAGATCTCCTAAAAATGTAGTTGATGAAATAGAGTTACTTGTAAAAGAATTCGGAGTTAAGGAAATTCATTTTGAAGATGACAACCTGACCCTTAAGAAAAGCCACGTAGAACAAATATGCCAAGAAATTATTGCTCGCAATCTTAAAATATCTTGGGCTACCCCTAATGGTATTCGTGTTGAAACAGTTACGCCTGAATTATTATCACTTATGAAAGAAAGCGGATGCTATTATTTAGCATTCGGAATTGAATCCGGGAATCAGAGAATCCTGGATAATATTCATAAAAAAACAAATTTGGAAATTATTGAATATGCTATAAGAGAATCCAAGAAAGCAGGTATTATAACTCAGGGGTTCTTCATTTTTGGACTTCCAGGAGAAACTGAAGAAACTATAAACGAAACTATAAGATTTGCAAAAAAGATTCCTCTCGATAGGGCTCAATTTCTTCTCTTAGATCTTCTCCCAGGATCAGAACTTTTTCATAAGCTCGGAGCAAGTACTAATCTCTCTCCTTCATCCTATAGAAGTTATCAGGATGTGACATGGATCCCTGAAGGTTTAAGCAGCAAAACACTTCAGAATGCTTCTTCAAAAGCCTTTAGAAGTTTCTTCTTCAGACCGCGTCAAATGCTGACGTTGCTAAAATTTTTCAAGCTTTCACAGTTGAAATTTATTTTACAACGAATAAGCGATTTTAATATTTTTAAAATAAAACACTGA